A genomic segment from Methanoplanus limicola DSM 2279 encodes:
- a CDS encoding LamG-like jellyroll fold domain-containing protein produces the protein MTQGDRDGGISPIIAEILMIFLVILVFGIVIVIFSDEVPVPEKVPVVAAKIEKDSTKIVIEHLGGDELPSDDYYVSVDGEIIPKDSITLQDGSYPWSPGENLYINHSDTGSVRDVVLVFDGDKSPVILARKHYDYVSAGDSNTTQDDYVRYPGFTAEAWIKWNVNPNPGGDSSRKWATIVVDGNTDRNRRYQLQHNSDNSKFEFAVATESGDRSGVPLFSSTSPVTGEWYYLTGVYNRTDGKVFLYVNGNPDSSRSYDTSGLRDSPNMYQVGGPSGILWHSSTGQRKFNGEISGLNTYGEAFSPEEIKARYDAGRG, from the coding sequence ATGACTCAGGGTGATCGCGATGGTGGGATTTCACCAATAATTGCTGAAATCCTGATGATTTTTCTTGTAATTCTTGTATTCGGAATAGTCATTGTGATCTTCTCTGATGAAGTGCCTGTCCCTGAAAAGGTGCCTGTTGTGGCAGCTAAAATAGAAAAGGACAGTACAAAAATTGTAATTGAGCATCTCGGCGGTGATGAACTTCCATCTGATGATTATTATGTGTCAGTTGACGGGGAGATAATCCCAAAGGACAGCATCACCCTTCAGGACGGTTCTTATCCGTGGTCCCCGGGTGAGAACCTGTACATTAATCATTCTGATACCGGTTCTGTTCGGGATGTTGTCTTGGTATTTGACGGAGATAAAAGTCCTGTCATTCTGGCAAGGAAACATTATGACTATGTGAGTGCAGGTGATTCCAACACTACTCAGGATGATTACGTCCGTTATCCGGGATTTACTGCCGAAGCATGGATTAAGTGGAATGTAAATCCAAATCCCGGCGGGGATTCGTCACGGAAGTGGGCGACAATTGTTGTTGACGGAAATACCGACAGAAACAGGAGATACCAGCTTCAGCATAACAGTGACAATTCAAAGTTTGAATTTGCGGTTGCAACAGAGAGCGGAGACCGCAGTGGAGTGCCGCTCTTCTCATCCACATCTCCCGTGACGGGTGAATGGTATTACCTTACCGGAGTCTATAACAGGACAGACGGGAAGGTCTTTTTGTATGTAAACGGAAATCCCGATTCTTCAAGGTCATATGACACTTCAGGACTGAGGGACTCCCCAAATATGTATCAGGTCGGCGGCCCGTCCGGAATACTCTGGCACAGCAGCACCGGCCAGAGGAAATTTAACGGTGAAATTTCCGGGCTTAACACATATGGGGAGGCATTCTCGCCTGAGGAGATTAAAGCCCGGTATGATGCCGGACGGGGATGA
- a CDS encoding Rpn family recombination-promoting nuclease/putative transposase encodes MSPKNDYAFRLLFGDEKNKEVTISFLSALLNIPVEDINIKDPSVLKQAFADKSRIFEIRMFLASGGQADVEVWLGNDPAIKERVVPSLYNMTFSQFFSGERSGSVKKSLSLVILDCNASQAEEMHTTYRLYDCENDIELSDSMEVHLFELPKLKSDGEQNKKSPEVLWLMFLNAATEEELRMAAEAEPKVAKAYDLLLEMSDDGENRRLYEESISP; translated from the coding sequence ATGTCTCCGAAGAATGACTATGCCTTTCGGCTGCTATTTGGGGATGAGAAGAACAAGGAGGTCACAATATCTTTCCTGAGTGCATTGCTCAATATTCCGGTTGAGGACATCAATATAAAAGATCCTTCTGTTCTAAAGCAGGCTTTTGCAGATAAAAGCAGAATATTTGAAATCCGCATGTTTCTGGCTTCAGGAGGGCAGGCAGATGTTGAGGTCTGGCTGGGCAATGATCCGGCAATAAAGGAAAGAGTAGTCCCTTCCCTCTATAATATGACCTTCTCACAGTTCTTCTCCGGAGAACGGTCCGGTTCAGTTAAAAAGAGCCTCTCACTGGTTATTCTTGACTGCAATGCCTCCCAGGCTGAAGAGATGCATACTACTTACAGGCTTTATGATTGTGAGAATGATATTGAATTATCAGATTCTATGGAAGTGCACCTCTTTGAACTGCCAAAACTGAAATCTGATGGAGAACAGAATAAGAAAAGTCCGGAAGTTTTGTGGCTGATGTTTCTTAATGCAGCAACAGAGGAGGAGTTAAGGATGGCTGCGGAAGCTGAACCCAAAGTCGCGAAGGCGTATGACCTTTTACTTGAGATGAGCGATGACGGGGAGAACAGACGGTTATATGAGGAGAGCATAAGCCCGTAA
- a CDS encoding acyltransferase has translation MPDIMTYEGSRIDEILSKIEFILDDSTNHEAVRAVMQTIGIACCSDMISELRIYSEYLPMAEEIGFTEKERNLQFLWEAIDRYPISLAVNFAYLYRRLIAKRAFLSCGRNLICESDVRFNFGRKLSIDDDVFISRGAFLDTKGGIKIGSSVEIGEYVRILTHSHCESDQTERSYSPVTVEPYSKILAGALVLPGITVGEGAIVREGSVVTEDVHAWSVVSGNPAKFIRERKHEGKLGAELKHTWFNRGAFQNEEKIPDKKSPFAGIIPDLKSEGEI, from the coding sequence ATGCCAGATATAATGACCTATGAAGGCAGCAGAATAGATGAAATTCTTTCAAAAATAGAATTCATCCTTGATGACAGCACCAATCACGAGGCGGTGCGTGCAGTTATGCAGACCATCGGCATAGCATGCTGCTCGGATATGATCTCTGAACTTAGAATATACAGTGAATATCTCCCTATGGCAGAAGAGATTGGCTTTACAGAGAAGGAGAGAAATCTCCAGTTCCTCTGGGAAGCTATCGACAGATATCCGATCTCCCTTGCAGTGAATTTTGCATATTTATACCGCCGTTTAATTGCGAAAAGGGCCTTTTTATCATGCGGCAGAAATCTTATCTGTGAATCTGATGTCAGGTTTAATTTCGGGAGGAAATTATCCATAGATGACGATGTCTTCATCTCAAGAGGAGCATTTCTGGATACAAAAGGCGGCATAAAGATAGGCAGCTCGGTTGAGATCGGGGAATATGTCCGGATTCTTACACATTCTCACTGTGAGTCTGACCAGACTGAAAGATCATACAGTCCGGTGACGGTGGAACCCTATTCAAAAATACTCGCAGGTGCACTTGTCCTGCCCGGAATTACCGTCGGTGAGGGTGCAATTGTGAGGGAAGGTTCGGTTGTGACAGAGGATGTCCATGCCTGGTCGGTCGTATCCGGAAATCCGGCTAAATTTATCCGTGAAAGGAAACACGAAGGAAAATTGGGTGCTGAACTGAAGCATACCTGGTTTAACAGGGGAGCATTTCAGAACGAGGAGAAAATTCCGGATAAAAAAAGCCCCTTTGCCGGGATAATTCCGGATTTGAAATCCGAAGGCGAAATCTGA
- a CDS encoding type I restriction endonuclease subunit R produces the protein MTFTEANFEKAIIEIFSDNLGYTYEYGPYIVRDYHSPLYEEVLLSSLRRINPKLPEAAIEEAVYKLRNIGTGTLIQKNFIFTEYLQNGIPVKYYDGKEERSTLVYLIDFGDGNFGYDGNADCAGNNTFHVINQWTVIDEAEKRPDIVIFVNGLPLVVIELKSPSREETDVSEAYRQLRNYLYDIPSLFVYNAFCVMSDQATSKAGTITADEDRYMEWKTVDGSYENTQYAAFDVLFEGIFDKNRFLDLLKNFICFSKEIPDDKKILSAYHQYFAVKKALLSTKEATLTDGKGGVFWHTQGSGKSLSMVFYAKQLREVLDSPTIIVITDRNDLDGQLFSQFAACRDFLRQTPVQAESRADLKKLILNREVNGIIFTTMQKFEEYDAPLSKRRNIVVIADEAHRSQYGLEEKFDAKTGKIRTGSARKVRNSLPNATYIGFTGTPVSLADRNTEEIFGNCIDIYDMTQSVEDNATVPIFYESRVVALRLDGKILQEIDEEYDRVSEEAEEYVVEKSKHQLGQLESILGAPETITTLCEDIVRHYGTYRQFEQTGKAMIVAYSRPIAMKIYREILKMRPEWTEKIGVVMTSDNNDPEDWREVIGNKKHKEIMRTKFKDNNDPLKIAIVVDMWLTGFDVPSLCTMYVYKPMTGHNLMQAIARVNRVYMDKQGGLIVDYVGIAGALRKAMKDYTGRDRKNYGNPDIAKTAFPKFLEKLEVCRDLFHGYDYSGFETGTDLKRAKLIKGGVNFLSQPSKDEIKKRYIKESLLLHHALSLCRSLLSKSQRFEAAYFEAVRTLLTRIEGKGKISLKDINSRINELLKQSIQSDGVINLFSDVGDKYSLFDSAFLLEISRMKEKNLAVELLKKLLSEQIRVYSGTNVVKSARFSELLSEAMNRYINGLLTNEQVIEELLKMAEEMAEAQKEGEKLGLTPEEMAFYDALTKPEAVKDFYENEELVAITKELTELLQKNRTIDWQKKETARAGMRRLVKRLLKQHKYPPEGMEDALSTVIAQCEMWTDNFNEDTI, from the coding sequence ATGACCTTCACGGAAGCAAATTTTGAGAAAGCAATAATTGAAATCTTTTCGGACAACCTCGGCTATACATACGAATACGGCCCTTACATAGTCCGGGACTATCACAGCCCGCTGTATGAAGAAGTGCTCCTATCCTCCCTCAGAAGAATAAACCCAAAACTTCCGGAAGCCGCCATTGAAGAAGCGGTTTACAAGCTCAGAAATATCGGGACCGGAACCCTGATACAGAAGAATTTCATCTTTACAGAATATCTCCAGAACGGAATTCCGGTGAAATACTACGACGGAAAAGAAGAACGCTCAACCCTCGTCTATCTCATAGACTTTGGCGATGGGAATTTTGGATATGATGGAAATGCCGATTGTGCCGGAAATAACACCTTTCATGTCATAAACCAGTGGACAGTCATCGACGAAGCAGAAAAACGGCCCGACATTGTCATCTTTGTAAACGGACTTCCGCTTGTGGTAATTGAACTAAAATCGCCATCCAGAGAAGAAACAGACGTATCGGAAGCATATAGACAGCTTAGAAACTATCTCTATGACATCCCCAGTCTTTTTGTCTATAATGCATTCTGTGTAATGAGCGACCAGGCGACATCAAAGGCCGGGACAATCACAGCTGATGAAGACCGGTACATGGAATGGAAGACCGTTGACGGCAGCTATGAAAATACCCAGTACGCCGCGTTTGACGTCCTCTTTGAAGGAATATTTGATAAAAACAGATTCCTTGACCTCCTTAAAAACTTCATCTGCTTCTCAAAGGAAATCCCGGATGACAAAAAGATACTTTCAGCATATCACCAGTATTTTGCAGTAAAAAAGGCCCTTCTATCGACAAAAGAGGCAACCTTAACCGATGGAAAAGGAGGAGTATTCTGGCACACACAGGGAAGCGGAAAATCTCTTTCAATGGTCTTTTATGCAAAACAGCTCCGGGAAGTACTTGACAGCCCGACAATAATCGTAATAACCGACAGAAACGACCTTGACGGACAGCTGTTCAGCCAGTTTGCAGCATGCAGAGACTTTCTGAGACAGACCCCCGTTCAGGCTGAAAGCCGGGCCGATCTAAAAAAACTCATACTGAACAGGGAGGTAAACGGCATAATATTTACAACAATGCAGAAGTTTGAAGAGTATGACGCCCCCCTCTCCAAACGGAGAAACATTGTCGTAATCGCAGACGAAGCCCACCGGAGCCAGTACGGCCTTGAGGAAAAATTTGATGCAAAGACCGGAAAAATCCGGACAGGATCAGCCAGAAAAGTCAGAAACAGCCTTCCAAATGCGACATACATAGGATTTACCGGAACGCCCGTCTCCCTTGCTGACAGAAATACAGAGGAGATATTCGGCAACTGCATCGACATCTACGACATGACACAGTCTGTCGAAGACAACGCAACCGTTCCCATATTTTATGAAAGCCGGGTAGTTGCTCTAAGACTGGACGGAAAAATCCTTCAGGAGATAGACGAAGAGTACGACCGCGTCTCAGAAGAGGCAGAAGAGTACGTTGTCGAAAAAAGCAAACATCAACTCGGACAGCTTGAAAGCATACTCGGAGCACCTGAAACAATCACAACGCTCTGCGAAGATATCGTCAGACATTACGGGACATACAGGCAGTTTGAGCAGACCGGAAAAGCGATGATAGTTGCCTACTCAAGACCAATCGCCATGAAAATATACCGTGAGATCCTGAAAATGCGCCCGGAATGGACGGAAAAAATCGGTGTTGTCATGACCTCTGACAACAACGACCCTGAAGACTGGCGTGAAGTCATCGGTAATAAAAAGCATAAGGAGATCATGAGGACGAAATTTAAGGACAATAACGACCCCTTAAAGATCGCAATCGTTGTTGATATGTGGCTTACAGGTTTTGATGTCCCGTCACTCTGCACCATGTATGTCTATAAACCAATGACCGGTCATAACCTGATGCAGGCAATAGCCCGTGTAAACCGCGTTTATATGGACAAACAGGGCGGACTCATTGTCGATTATGTCGGAATCGCCGGTGCACTCAGAAAAGCGATGAAGGATTATACCGGACGTGACCGGAAAAACTACGGCAATCCCGACATAGCAAAAACTGCCTTTCCAAAATTCCTTGAAAAACTGGAAGTCTGCCGGGATTTATTCCACGGCTATGACTATTCCGGATTTGAAACCGGCACAGACTTAAAGAGGGCAAAACTCATCAAAGGCGGAGTCAATTTCCTCTCACAACCTTCAAAAGACGAGATTAAGAAGAGATATATCAAAGAATCCCTTCTTCTTCACCATGCATTATCTCTCTGCCGGAGTCTTCTTTCAAAGAGCCAGAGATTTGAAGCCGCCTACTTTGAAGCCGTCAGAACCCTTCTGACACGGATTGAAGGAAAAGGGAAAATCTCATTAAAAGATATAAACAGCCGCATAAACGAACTGTTAAAGCAGAGCATCCAGAGCGATGGAGTAATTAATCTCTTCTCTGATGTCGGGGATAAATATTCACTCTTTGATTCAGCATTCCTCCTGGAAATCTCCCGGATGAAAGAGAAGAACCTTGCAGTCGAACTGCTTAAAAAACTGCTGTCAGAACAGATCAGGGTTTATTCAGGGACTAATGTAGTAAAATCTGCCAGATTTTCTGAGCTTTTGTCAGAAGCAATGAACAGGTACATAAACGGCCTTCTGACAAATGAACAGGTCATCGAAGAACTGCTTAAAATGGCAGAGGAAATGGCAGAAGCTCAAAAAGAAGGTGAAAAGCTTGGCCTTACACCTGAAGAGATGGCCTTTTATGACGCTCTTACAAAACCCGAAGCAGTAAAAGATTTCTACGAAAATGAAGAACTTGTCGCCATCACCAAAGAACTGACAGAACTTCTGCAAAAAAACAGGACAATCGACTGGCAGAAGAAAGAGACGGCGAGAGCCGGCATGAGGCGGCTTGTCAAGCGGCTGCTAAAGCAGCATAAATATCCTCCTGAGGGTATGGAAGATGCATTAAGCACAGTTATTGCCCAGTGTGAGATGTGGACTGACAATTTTAATGAAGATACAATCTGA
- a CDS encoding Fic family protein, producing the protein MSADLQSNHLKNISEAKLCEYMGTDKLIEKVTFEADSLEVKPGTLKHEASITKHEADPLKGKSGTLKHEVSITKHEADSLEVKPDALRSEALTERDLLLSSLSEETKMALLKLGKRTRPEIMKDLIREICSQAEFTIDELCIILEKKSRSTFYYKYISGLLNEKKLIKTNPDKPTSPNQKYKTFLSQKEKSQ; encoded by the coding sequence ATGTCAGCGGATTTACAGAGTAATCATCTAAAAAATATAAGCGAAGCAAAACTCTGTGAATACATGGGGACTGACAAACTCATAGAAAAAGTAACCTTTGAAGCTGACTCCTTAGAAGTGAAGCCCGGGACTCTTAAACATGAAGCTTCTATCACTAAACATGAAGCTGACCCCTTAAAGGGGAAGTCTGGGACTCTTAAACATGAAGTTTCCATCACTAAACATGAAGCTGACTCTTTAGAAGTGAAGCCTGATGCTCTTAGAAGTGAAGCTTTAACTGAACGAGACTTGTTATTATCATCATTATCTGAAGAAACCAAAATGGCACTTTTAAAATTGGGAAAACGAACCCGGCCGGAGATAATGAAAGATTTAATTCGTGAAATCTGTTCACAGGCGGAATTTACAATTGATGAACTGTGTATTATTTTAGAGAAAAAAAGCCGCTCCACTTTCTATTATAAATATATCTCTGGACTGTTAAACGAAAAAAAGCTGATTAAAACAAACCCTGATAAACCAACATCCCCTAATCAGAAATATAAAACATTCCTCTCCCAAAAGGAGAAATCCCAATGA
- a CDS encoding ASCH domain-containing protein, whose product MNVLLSIKPKYTSKIVEGTKKYEFRKSIFKNKSVDSVYIYSSHPVKKIIGKFTICDILEDHPDNLWDTVKEQSGLIESDFFNYFKGKTKGFAIEIDEFTHFKNPVDPRLHYENFTPPQSFCYINNEIEEFCEY is encoded by the coding sequence ATGAATGTTTTGCTGTCCATTAAACCAAAATATACATCAAAAATAGTTGAAGGGACGAAGAAGTATGAATTCCGCAAATCAATTTTTAAAAATAAGTCCGTAGATTCGGTTTATATTTATTCAAGCCATCCTGTAAAAAAGATAATTGGCAAATTCACAATTTGCGACATCTTAGAAGATCATCCGGATAATCTGTGGGATACTGTTAAAGAACAGTCAGGACTTATCGAATCAGATTTTTTCAATTATTTCAAAGGAAAAACAAAAGGATTTGCAATAGAGATTGATGAGTTCACACACTTCAAAAATCCGGTTGATCCAAGACTTCACTATGAGAATTTCACTCCTCCCCAGTCATTTTGCTATATCAATAATGAGATTGAGGAGTTTTGTGAGTATTAA
- a CDS encoding restriction endonuclease subunit S, whose protein sequence is MGQKKIVRLNNLTSKIGSGATPKGGNSSYINSGISLIRSQNVLDYEFSIDNLAFIDDVQADRLKNVIVKENDILLNITGDSVARVCIVPKDVLPARVNQHVSIVRTNELANFHYVFYYLQFIKPQLLQLASSGATRNALTKNMLEELEIYLPPLPTQKKIAAILSSLDDKIELNTRMNKVLEETARALFHRWFVEFEFPDEKGRPYKSSGGKMVESEMGPVPEGWEVGTLGDICYRKRNLVEPISLSDNYPYVGLEHMPQHHMVLDKWGCSGEIKSTKTAFIENDILFGTLRPYFHKVGLSPINGICSTDILVISPIDTEYLSLVLCYVSSDKFVAYANSASEGTRMPRAKWSHMKIYPVVIPSKKVIIQFNMVVHSILLQIKEDIQMNCHLKDIQKNILPKLMNGEIEV, encoded by the coding sequence ATGGGACAAAAAAAAATTGTTAGATTAAATAATCTGACATCTAAGATTGGAAGTGGTGCAACTCCAAAAGGAGGAAACTCATCTTATATAAATTCAGGAATATCATTAATAAGAAGTCAAAATGTATTGGATTATGAATTTTCAATTGATAATCTTGCATTTATTGATGATGTGCAAGCAGATAGATTAAAAAATGTCATAGTTAAAGAAAATGATATTTTACTTAATATTACAGGTGATTCTGTTGCAAGAGTTTGTATAGTTCCTAAGGATGTCCTTCCTGCAAGAGTTAATCAGCATGTATCAATAGTTAGGACAAATGAGTTAGCTAATTTTCATTATGTATTTTATTATTTGCAATTCATAAAGCCGCAGTTATTACAACTTGCAAGTAGCGGTGCAACTCGGAATGCACTAACTAAAAATATGTTAGAAGAATTGGAAATATATCTCCCCCCACTCCCCACCCAAAAAAAAATCGCAGCAATCCTCTCCTCCCTCGATGACAAGATCGAACTAAACACCCGCATGAACAAAGTGCTTGAAGAGACTGCCCGTGCCCTCTTTCACCGGTGGTTTGTGGAGTTTGAGTTTCCGGACGAAAAAGGCAGGCCGTATAAATCATCCGGCGGGAAGATGGTTGAGTCTGAGATGGGGCCTGTGCCGGAGGGGTGGGAAGTTGGAACTTTGGGGGATATTTGCTATAGAAAAAGAAATCTTGTTGAACCAATTTCACTCAGTGATAATTATCCATATGTGGGGTTGGAACATATGCCACAACATCATATGGTCTTAGATAAATGGGGTTGCTCTGGAGAGATAAAGAGTACAAAAACAGCATTTATTGAAAATGATATCTTATTTGGCACATTGCGACCATATTTCCATAAAGTTGGATTATCTCCAATTAACGGCATTTGTTCAACTGACATTCTTGTAATTTCGCCGATAGATACAGAATACCTCTCGTTAGTCCTTTGCTACGTATCTTCCGATAAATTTGTTGCATATGCCAATTCAGCATCAGAAGGTACCAGAATGCCGCGTGCAAAATGGAGCCATATGAAAATATATCCTGTTGTTATTCCTTCCAAAAAAGTAATAATTCAGTTCAATATGGTTGTTCATTCAATTTTGCTTCAGATTAAAGAAGATATACAAATGAATTGTCATTTAAAGGATATTCAAAAAAATATTTTACCAAAACTAATGAACGGGGAGATTGAGGTATAA
- a CDS encoding DUF1016 N-terminal domain-containing protein: MSDRRNLPDDYSGFLSDLKRRIREARVKAALSVNRELILLYWSIGSDILRRQEEEGWGAKVIDRLSADLKKEFPDMKGLSPRNLKYMRSFARAWPEENFVQQAAAQITWYHNVTLPGKCGGIKGD, from the coding sequence ATGAGTGATCGCAGGAATCTGCCGGATGATTATTCCGGATTTTTATCAGATCTGAAGAGACGCATCCGTGAGGCACGGGTAAAGGCCGCCCTTTCTGTTAACCGTGAGCTCATTCTTCTGTACTGGAGTATCGGGAGTGATATTCTAAGGCGGCAGGAAGAGGAAGGCTGGGGTGCGAAGGTGATCGACCGCCTTTCTGCCGATCTTAAGAAGGAATTTCCGGATATGAAAGGACTTTCTCCCCGGAATCTGAAGTATATGCGTTCTTTTGCCAGGGCATGGCCTGAAGAGAATTTCGTGCAGCAGGCCGCTGCACAAATTACATGGTACCATAATGTAACACTGCCTGGTAAATGCGGCGGGATTAAGGGGGATTGA
- a CDS encoding PDDEXK nuclease domain-containing protein: MGDFSFDVLVGSIREMDSGFVSSAVKAVNVNLTLRNWCIGAYISEFELHGSNRAGYGDKLLLNLSKELKSAGLKRCNQRDLQRYILLYRCYPDIGSLLPEAVKDQYLSVCSPADADDNHYIGGIWETVSPKFRTPPEKLITSLAYSHISEIMEIDDPLKRLFYEIECIKGCWSVRELKRQIGSLYYERSGLSENKEALSRIANEGAEISSPLMAIRDPYVFEFLGLKPAEVMDESEFESAILDKLETFLLELGRGFCFEARQKRILIGDEYFFVDLLFYHRILKCHILVELKTEKMSHEAVGQLNTYLNWFKANELCEGDNPPVGILLCTEKNDELVRYATAGMANDLFVSKYEVVLPSTIEIENFIEEEMKLLKGQGGEQR, encoded by the coding sequence ATGGGGGATTTTTCATTTGATGTACTTGTAGGTTCTATTCGTGAGATGGACTCCGGGTTTGTCTCATCTGCTGTTAAGGCAGTGAATGTGAATCTTACTCTGCGGAACTGGTGCATTGGTGCGTATATTTCCGAATTTGAACTTCATGGCTCAAACCGTGCCGGTTACGGGGATAAACTGCTTTTAAATCTCTCTAAAGAGTTAAAGTCCGCAGGTCTTAAAAGATGCAATCAAAGAGATCTTCAGCGTTATATCTTACTTTACAGGTGCTATCCGGATATTGGTTCTCTTCTCCCTGAGGCTGTTAAAGATCAGTATCTGTCAGTATGCTCTCCGGCAGATGCTGATGACAATCATTATATAGGAGGAATTTGGGAGACAGTGTCTCCCAAATTCAGAACACCACCTGAAAAACTAATAACCTCCTTGGCATATTCCCATATTTCAGAGATTATGGAGATTGATGACCCGTTAAAACGTCTTTTTTATGAGATTGAATGCATCAAAGGCTGCTGGTCGGTTCGTGAGTTAAAACGGCAGATAGGTTCACTTTATTATGAGCGGTCCGGTCTATCAGAGAACAAAGAGGCTTTAAGCCGTATTGCAAACGAAGGAGCAGAGATCTCATCACCTTTAATGGCTATCCGTGACCCTTACGTCTTTGAATTTTTAGGTCTTAAACCGGCTGAGGTGATGGATGAGTCGGAATTTGAGTCTGCTATTCTTGATAAACTTGAGACATTTCTGCTTGAACTTGGACGGGGTTTTTGTTTTGAGGCACGCCAGAAACGTATCCTGATTGGAGATGAGTATTTTTTTGTTGACCTTCTTTTTTATCACCGGATACTGAAGTGTCATATTCTGGTTGAGCTTAAAACAGAGAAGATGAGCCATGAGGCAGTCGGTCAGCTCAATACATACCTTAACTGGTTTAAAGCAAATGAACTCTGTGAGGGCGACAACCCACCGGTTGGAATCCTTCTCTGCACTGAGAAGAATGACGAGCTTGTACGTTACGCAACGGCAGGTATGGCCAACGATCTCTTTGTATCGAAGTATGAGGTTGTTCTTCCTTCAACTATCGAAATCGAGAATTTCATCGAGGAAGAAATGAAACTGCTAAAGGGTCAGGGTGGTGAGCAGAGATGA